The DNA region GATATCCTTGCCGCCCTTTTTCTCAACGACAATTATACCAACACCCAGCGCTGCTACTACCGCCAGACAGATGATGTTTTTTACGTTTGCTGCTTTCTTTAAATTCATAACTTGTCCTTCTATCCTTAATTTACAAAAATTTCTTATCTTCTGACAACAATTAATTATACTCCTTGACCGAAGTTTTGTCAAGCCCTTTCGCACCGTTTTCAAAAACGGGATATCCCTGATATTTAAATTTCTTCCGTAAGCAGGTCACCCAGTTTTGAAAGTATCGCTTCAGCATCAGCTTCTTTAGGTATCATCAGTTCAACCTTTACTCCGCCGTCACGTTCTTCCTTAGCTTTTACATCACACGGAGATAAAACATTTACAGACATCACAAACTCATACAGGAAAGGTCTGAACTTTTTAACAGATTTTTCCCGCATATTTTTTTTGAGTGCCGCTTCTTCTTTTTTTGCACGAAGCTCAATATTTTTTATCTCGTCTTCCAACTCTCTTACCGAAAGCCCTTTTTCGACGACCAGCTTTGCAAGTTCTTTCTGATCTTTTTTATCTCGTCCCAAAAGCACTTTCGCATGACCAAAGGATATCTCACCTCTGTCCACCATGTCACTGACTTCGTCAGTAAGGTCAAGCAGTCTAAGGGAATTCGCCACCGCCGAGCGGGACTTTCCTACCGCCTTTGCCAGCTCTGCCTGTGTCATTCTGTAACTGTCCATCAGATTTTTGTAAGCCTTAGCTTCTTCAATAGGCGAAAGATCCGCCCTCTGTATATTTTCAATCAGCGCCATCTGCATGGTCTGTCTGTCGTCAAGTTCCTTTATGTATACAGGCACTTCCGTCAGACCCGCCAGTCTTGAAGCCCTCCATCTTCTCTCGCCCGCAACTATCTGATAGCCGCCGTTTTCGAGAGGTCTTGCAAGTATCGGCTGAAGCACGCCGTTCTCCTTTATACTGTCCGCCAGTTCGGAAAGCTTATCATCATCAAATATCACTCGCGGCTGATCCTTGTTAGGTTCAAGCAGAGTGACCTTTACCATAGTAATGCCGTTGCTGCTTTCCTTTTCGGGGGCAGCACTTATTTCGGGCTGAGTGTTTTCTGCAAACAGCATATCAAGTCCCGAACCCATTCTGTTTTTCTTTGCCATTTATTTATCCTTTCTGTATCGCTTTGCAGGTCATAATATCATTTTTTCTTGCTGATTTTCGTTCCTGTGAAAATGTTCCACGTGGAACATTTTCATGTTCTTGAACTCCGCTACATAATTGTTCCACGTGGAACAATTTTCTAATGTCACAAAAATTATTTGTCCTTACGCTTCTTTTCGCGTTTCAGAATTTCCTTTGCCAGTTCTTCATATGCCTTTGAACCCTTGGCTTTTTTATCGTAGTATATGGCAGGCTGACCAAAACTAGGTGCCTCGGACAGTGCAACATTTCTCGGTATTGAAGTTGAAAAAACTTCCTTTGGAAAATGCTTTTTGACTTCGCTTACTATCTGCCCTGTTATCTTGTACCTGTCAACGCACATGGTGAAAAGTATACCCTCGATTATCAGCGACTTGTTCCATGTCTGCTTCACTCTGTCGATGGTGTTATGTAACTCCACCAGACCTTCCAGCGAGAGAAATTCACACTGCAAAGGTATCAGCACCGAGTCAGCCGCCACAAGCGCATTTATCGTCAGCATATCCAGCGTCGGCGGACAGTCGATAAGTATGCGGTCATAGAATGCCTTAGCTTCTTTCAGCTGATTTCTCAGCTGATAAGCCCTGTTTTCCATAGTCATCAGCTGAACAGCCGCACCCGCCAACTCCTGAGTTGTCGGCACTACCGACACCCCCCTGAAAGCAGTTGCACACACAGCTTCAAACAGAGAACAATCCCCCATCAGCACATCATACACGGTATTGCGTATGCTTCTTTTTTGTATACCATAGCTTGTGGTGGTGTTGCCCTGCGGGTCAAAATCTATAATAAGGACCTTTTCTCCCCTTGCACCGAAAACTGCGGCAAGGTTGCAGACCGTCGTGGATTTTCCCACGCCGCCTTTCTGATTTGAAACGGCAATTATCTTACCCATAGTATCTCCTCTTTCAGAATAATTCGTGTTTTTATTATACAACATTTTTGCTGATTTGAAAACCCCTTTTTGAAAATTTCTGCGTTTTGCACGTACTATTATATATCCTTCTGTAAATGTTCCACGTGGAACATTTTGCCGTGCTTTGATTTTAGTGAGAAGATTGTTCCACGTGGAACATTTTGTCGTGCTTTGATTTTAGTGAGTTAAATTGTTCCACGTGGAACATTTTATGCTGACGTTTATTTATTTCAATCGACAAACGTTCCGCCAAAAAAAGTGAATGATGTCACACTGAAAAGACAAGGGTATTAATCTGTCGGCAAAAAACGAAATATTCTCCGTATAAGTATATGGAAAATCTGCCGCGGCTGTGGTACAATCTTCTTAATGAAAAGGAGGAGCGATGATGAACAGGATAACGGATTTTATCACAAAGGCTTTTGTGGAGATGCAGGAAAGTCCCGAAGAAGAATTGCGGGAACTGGGAAAAGTAGTTGAAATAAACATCGGCGATATAAGACCGAACCCGTCTCAGCCGCGGAAACATTTTTCAGCCGAAGAACTGACGTCCCTTGCAAAAAGCATAACCGCCAACGGTATTATACAGCCGCTGACGGTAAGACGGAGCGATGAAAATATTGAACTGATATCGGGCGAGCGAAGACTAAGGGCGGCGAAGCTTGCGGGGCTGAAAACCGTTCCGTGTATCATTATCAAAGCTGACCGCGGAAGGTCGGCGGTGCTGGCTTTGCTTGAAAATATCCAGCGCAGCGACCTTAACTGTTTTGAAGAAGCAATAGCCATCAGCGCACTTATCGACGGCGGGGAAGTCACGCGGGAAGAAGTTTCCATCAAGCTGGGCATGGCACAGTCTACCATTGCCAACAAGCTCAGACTTTTGAAACTCAGCCGTGAAGAACAGCAGCTTATTATCGAACACGGTTTGACAGAACGTCACGCCAGAGCGCTTTTAAAACTTGCAGATGACGAACAGAGAAAAGTAGTGCTTGCGAAAACTATCGAGGGCGGCTGGACAGTTGACGCTTTGGAAAAATACATAGCCCGACTTGAAAGGGAAGAACTGAAAAAATCGAGCTATGAAAAACGCGCCGTCATGCTGAAAGATGTCAGGCTGTTTTTCAACTCCGTCAACAAGGCAATGGAGGTCATGAAACTTGCAGGCGTTGACGCAACTGCAAAACGCATCGACAGGGAAGACTGCATAGAGTATACCATAACGATCAAAAATTCAGGGGGCTGATTTTCAACAGTTCGGGGCTGGGGTGTTGAAAAATCTGGGTGCGAAAATGGGTCTGCTTTTGGGCGGGAGTTTTCAACGTTGCGGTGTTCGTGATGTTGAGAAATGTTCCACGTGGAACATTTTATTTTCAAAGTCATATCGTCACGAAAACACGCAGAGTTTTCAACATAAAGAACACCGACAGGTTGAAAATTTCCTGTCGGTGTTTTTCAGGCTTCTGTCATTCCTGCGATGGTCAGGGAGTCGGGTTCGGTGTGGCAGGTGAAAAACAGCACTTTGACCCCTGCGGCTTTTGCTTCTTCGATGGCGGTTGCGAATTCGGGGTGGGTTGCAGTGTTTGGGCGGACTTCTTTTACGCCGTCCATCTGTATCACAAATCCGATGGCGGCATTGTAGCCCGCGGACTTCGCTTTTATCAGTTCACGGATATGCTTCACACCTCTCTCGGTGGGTGCATCGGGAAAGTAGCCCACACCGTCTATCTCCAGTGTACAGCCTTTGACTTCAAGAAGATATTTGTCCTCTCCCCGCTCCATATAAAAATCTATCCTTGAATCGCCGTAGGTGAATTCGGGTATCACCTTGTCATAGCCCTGAGTATCCAGCCATTCACGCATAACTTTATTTGGCGCCTGACTGTCGATGTTGAAAAGTACGCCTGTACTTTTTTTGACTGCCACAAGGTCGTATCTTGTTTTTCTGTTCGGGGTGCCCGGTTCGGTCAGCCAGACTTCACAGCCCGGTATCAGCAGTTCCTTGCATCGTCCAGTGTTTTTCACATGGACGGTCTCCTGATTTCCGTCAACATTTACCTCGGCTATAAAACGGTTGGTGCGGGACAGGAATTCGGCTTTGATAATGTTCGGGTATGTCATCTTTGTTCCTTTCAAAGTGGGACTGTTATTTAATATGGTATCGCTCGGGGTGGAGTTTCAGTATCTCGAACATATGACCGATGTTGCCTTCACCTGCATACTTTTTCATATCGAAAAAATCTTCGGTTAAGGGAAGCCATTCGAGGTCATTTTCATCGCCGCTGACTTCGGTGGGCTGACTCAGCTGACCAGCCCAGACTTCCACATAACAGCCGTCCATTGGGTAATCGAAAGTCATAAGGCGTTCTAAGGTTATCTGTTCGCGGGTGATGGAAGTTTCTTCAAAAAGCTCGCGGTAGGCGGCGTGTTCGCCATCTTCGCCTTTTTCTATCTTTCCGCCCACCAGATTGTACAGCCCTTTGTAGGGGTCTTTTCTGCGTTTGCACATCAGCCACTCGTCGCCCTCGGGGGAGAGAACTATCATGCAGTTGTATCCTTGTACCATGGGGTCACTTCCTTATAAAATGTAGTATCTTCGAGGAGTAGTCGCCGCTTATGCCGTCGGCACCCCATGCTTTTGCACAGTTGATACCTGCGTTCATAAGTGCCGCACCTGATATCAGCTTATCGGGTTCGCTTTCCTCATAGTAGTAAGCATCGGGGTCGAGACCTTTCAGCTTTATGCGGCGGGAGCGCATATTGGGTCTTGCCATTACCTGCACGAACTCGAACAGGGCTTCGCTCTTGTCCTTTGCAACGAACATCCATGCATCCCATGTATTATCCTCGAACATATTGCCTATGCGGTAGTGGTCGCCTGTGCGGACGAGAGGATTGTACTTTTTGAATTCCTCAATCTGGGCGGGTATCATATCCCTGTCTTCCTGCGGGATACGGGTGACATCAAGTTCGTAGCCGAAAGTTCCCACCATGGCAACGTGCCCCCTTGTTCTGAAAGGAGTGTTTCTGCCGACGGTATGGTTGGGGCAGTCGGAAACGTGTGCACCCATCGTCGAACAGGGGTAGCATATGGAAGTACCGTGCTGTATTTTCAGGCGCTCGATGGCATCGGTATCATCGGAGCACCATATCTGCGGTGAGAAATAGAGTATACCCGGGTCGAACCTTGCGCCGCCGCCCGAGCAGTTTTCCAACAGGATATGAGGATAATCGGTGGTGAGTCTGCCCATAAGGTCGTAGACACCCAGGACGTATCTGTGCCAGAGTTCGCGCTGTCTTTCGGCGGGGAGTGCGGCTGAACCGACTTCTGTCAGCTGGCGGTTCATATCCCATTTGATATACTCGATGTTGGCGTTGTCGAGAATATTCTTCATCATGGAGTATACGTAGTCGCGGACTTCCTTGCGGGAGTAATCGAGGACGTACTGCTCACGGCAGAGGGTCATATCTCTGCCCTTTATCTGTATAGCCCAGTCGGGGTGGGCGCGGTAGAGGTCGGAATCGGGGGAGACCATTTCGGGTTCAAACCATAGACCGAACTTCATGCCCAGTTTGTTGACTTCGTCAACGAGGTGCTTCAAGCCGCCTTGGAGTTTCTTTTCGTAAACGAACCAGTCGCCCAGAGAGGAATTATCGGAATCCCTGTGACCGAACCAGCCGTCATCAAGCACAAGCATTTCAATACCCAGCTTTGAAGCTTCCTTTGCGATGGAGAGTATCTTATCGGTGTTGAAATCAAAGTAGGTAGCTTCCCAGTTGTTAATAAGTATGGGGCGGCGTTTGTTTTTGTACTCGCCGCGGATAAGGTTCTCGCGGTAGAGGTCATGGAAAATTCTGGACATTTTGCCTATGCCCTCATCGGAGTGTACCATAACAACTTCGGGGGCGGTGAAAGTTTCGCCCGATTCAAGGAGCCATTCAAAATCGAGGGGATTTATGCCCATAACGAAGCGGGTCTTTTTGTGCTGTGTGACTTCTGCCTGAGCGATGAAATTTCCCGAGTAGACAAAGTTGAAACCGAACACCTCGCCCATATCTTCATCGGCGTTGTGTTCGCAGAGGGCGGCGAAGGGGTTGTTCTGGTGGGAGGATTCGCCGCGGCAGGAATCGATGCTTTGCTTGCCGTGGTGAAGGGGAGCGCGTTCGATGTGGCGTTCTCTCGCCCATGAACCGTTGAGGGTTATCATATCGAATTTATCGGTATCGAATTCAACACAGGCGGAAATGGCGCGGGTGAGTTTCAGGGGCTTGTTCGAGGTATTCCTGAATCTCACCGAGCGGGTGATGGCATCGAGATTTTCAAATATCGAATATACCAGCACAGCTTCGAGCCCTGTGTGGGCATCAAGCATGGTGACTTCAAGAGTCTGAGCGGGGCTTTTTTCGGTGGTGAAAGTTGCGGGCAGACCTTCAAGAGCGGGTTTGCCGTCATATATTTTATGGGAAACGTATCTGAGGTCGCAGGTGGACATACCATCGCTGTCGAGGATCTTCAGGGCACTTTCGCGGTAGTCGCCGATACCGAAGCAGGGGTATTCAAAAGGTGTGGTATCGAGATATACTGCCCTGTCGCGGTTGTTGGTCTCGGGGGTGAAGGGGCTTTCATCAAGGCGCAGCAGCCAGTCCATATCCTCATCGGGGACTTTTTTGCCGTAGTAAACGTGACCGAGATATTCGCCGTTTATCACCTTGAACATATAGTCGGTGTTATTGGCACGAAGTTTGAAAGAGCGGGATTTTTCGTTGTAGGTTATACTCATGATGGTACCTCCGTATAATAAAATTATCGTTTTCACAATTGTACCAGAAATCCACAGGATTTTCAACAGCTGTAATCGATTTAAGGTAGAATTTATTTTGTGAATTTTTTGTAAAGTGGCGTAAAAACGCCCAAAAATGGGATTTTCGGGCGTTAACGGAATGTCATTTTTATTACTGTTTTATTACAGTTGAATACTGATGTCAATTTGACGATGGGGGTTTGAAGTACGTCTTTTGGGACAGGCTGTGTAACTCTTTGATTACAACTTGGTAACACTCAAGGGAGAAAAATGGGACGATTGTTGAAAGGGGAAAAGTTTTCAACAATAAAAATGGGTTATAGCAGTTTATACACCCTCTTTTCAACAGTTTCAACAGAGTTTTCAACAATTTTGAAAACTGGGGTGTTGAGTTTTAACTGTCCAAAAAAGTTCTTGTTACCGTTTTTTAACCATTTGTTACTTAACAGGGGAGAATAGTAACAAAAAACTGTAACAGATGGGGAAATTTCCCTGAACATAGGGGTTTGGAAGATATAGATTAAATAGTTTGTATAGTTGGATAAACAAAAGAACTTAAATGGGGTTGTGTAAAACATAGAAGTTTTAAATAGGGGTTGACAAGAAAATAAGCATGGAAATAAACCTTATTTTAATTTATAATTCATAATTCACAATTCATAATTGTTGGCAGGAAGATAACGTAGCTGTACTTAGGATAGAATGCCAAGGAGAAGAGCTTTGGCTCAAGCCTTTCGCGAAAGGCTTGCGGGAGTTTGAGGGCAGAGCCCTCAACTCAAGGCGCAAAAGCGACGCGGCAACAAAGCGATAAATAGCGATACAAACTTCCGACCAATAGAGCGCGGGCAATCCGAAAACTCCGAGCGTGAGCAAAACTAAAGCCCCGCACAAACTACCCGCGTAAATATTGCCCGCGCCCGCCGTCAAACAGCGTAAGCGTTTTTGACGGCTCGACCCGACAGGGGCGACCTGATAACGCAGTACGTCAGATAAGAGTGAAGCACTTCTTGCAGATCATGTCATAGATAGATGTTCTTGATTATTGGGGGCGGGGGTAGTTGGGCTTGTCGATGTGTTTGTTTTGGGACGTAGCTTTGCGAGTTTTCGCCCCTCAGCTGCGACTGCGTCGGCAGCGCCGTCGGGTCGAGAAATCAACGAGCTATCGCCGTTGATTTCAGGCGCGGCAATATCTCCGCACATAGTTTGTGCGTGGTATAAGCTTTGCACACGCTCGATTTTTGATTATTGCCGCGCCTTGTTGGTCGGTAGTTTGTTGGGCTATTTACAGCACTATTTTCACGTCGCTTTTGCGCCTTGACCGAGAGGCTCTGCCTCTCGAGCTCTCCGCAAGCTTTTCGCGAAAAGCTTGACCAAAAGCTCTCTTCGCGTCATA from Ruminococcus albus AD2013 includes:
- a CDS encoding alpha-galactosidase; amino-acid sequence: MSITYNEKSRSFKLRANNTDYMFKVINGEYLGHVYYGKKVPDEDMDWLLRLDESPFTPETNNRDRAVYLDTTPFEYPCFGIGDYRESALKILDSDGMSTCDLRYVSHKIYDGKPALEGLPATFTTEKSPAQTLEVTMLDAHTGLEAVLVYSIFENLDAITRSVRFRNTSNKPLKLTRAISACVEFDTDKFDMITLNGSWARERHIERAPLHHGKQSIDSCRGESSHQNNPFAALCEHNADEDMGEVFGFNFVYSGNFIAQAEVTQHKKTRFVMGINPLDFEWLLESGETFTAPEVVMVHSDEGIGKMSRIFHDLYRENLIRGEYKNKRRPILINNWEATYFDFNTDKILSIAKEASKLGIEMLVLDDGWFGHRDSDNSSLGDWFVYEKKLQGGLKHLVDEVNKLGMKFGLWFEPEMVSPDSDLYRAHPDWAIQIKGRDMTLCREQYVLDYSRKEVRDYVYSMMKNILDNANIEYIKWDMNRQLTEVGSAALPAERQRELWHRYVLGVYDLMGRLTTDYPHILLENCSGGGARFDPGILYFSPQIWCSDDTDAIERLKIQHGTSICYPCSTMGAHVSDCPNHTVGRNTPFRTRGHVAMVGTFGYELDVTRIPQEDRDMIPAQIEEFKKYNPLVRTGDHYRIGNMFEDNTWDAWMFVAKDKSEALFEFVQVMARPNMRSRRIKLKGLDPDAYYYEESEPDKLISGAALMNAGINCAKAWGADGISGDYSSKILHFIRK
- a CDS encoding NUDIX hydrolase, with product MVQGYNCMIVLSPEGDEWLMCKRRKDPYKGLYNLVGGKIEKGEDGEHAAYRELFEETSITREQITLERLMTFDYPMDGCYVEVWAGQLSQPTEVSGDENDLEWLPLTEDFFDMKKYAGEGNIGHMFEILKLHPERYHIK
- a CDS encoding ParB/RepB/Spo0J family partition protein, giving the protein MNRITDFITKAFVEMQESPEEELRELGKVVEINIGDIRPNPSQPRKHFSAEELTSLAKSITANGIIQPLTVRRSDENIELISGERRLRAAKLAGLKTVPCIIIKADRGRSAVLALLENIQRSDLNCFEEAIAISALIDGGEVTREEVSIKLGMAQSTIANKLRLLKLSREEQQLIIEHGLTERHARALLKLADDEQRKVVLAKTIEGGWTVDALEKYIARLEREELKKSSYEKRAVMLKDVRLFFNSVNKAMEVMKLAGVDATAKRIDREDCIEYTITIKNSGG
- the sfsA gene encoding DNA/RNA nuclease SfsA, which encodes MTYPNIIKAEFLSRTNRFIAEVNVDGNQETVHVKNTGRCKELLIPGCEVWLTEPGTPNRKTRYDLVAVKKSTGVLFNIDSQAPNKVMREWLDTQGYDKVIPEFTYGDSRIDFYMERGEDKYLLEVKGCTLEIDGVGYFPDAPTERGVKHIRELIKAKSAGYNAAIGFVIQMDGVKEVRPNTATHPEFATAIEEAKAAGVKVLFFTCHTEPDSLTIAGMTEA
- a CDS encoding ParB/RepB/Spo0J family partition protein translates to MAKKNRMGSGLDMLFAENTQPEISAAPEKESSNGITMVKVTLLEPNKDQPRVIFDDDKLSELADSIKENGVLQPILARPLENGGYQIVAGERRWRASRLAGLTEVPVYIKELDDRQTMQMALIENIQRADLSPIEEAKAYKNLMDSYRMTQAELAKAVGKSRSAVANSLRLLDLTDEVSDMVDRGEISFGHAKVLLGRDKKDQKELAKLVVEKGLSVRELEDEIKNIELRAKKEEAALKKNMREKSVKKFRPFLYEFVMSVNVLSPCDVKAKEERDGGVKVELMIPKEADAEAILSKLGDLLTEEI
- a CDS encoding ParA family protein; its protein translation is MGKIIAVSNQKGGVGKSTTVCNLAAVFGARGEKVLIIDFDPQGNTTTSYGIQKRSIRNTVYDVLMGDCSLFEAVCATAFRGVSVVPTTQELAGAAVQLMTMENRAYQLRNQLKEAKAFYDRILIDCPPTLDMLTINALVAADSVLIPLQCEFLSLEGLVELHNTIDRVKQTWNKSLIIEGILFTMCVDRYKITGQIVSEVKKHFPKEVFSTSIPRNVALSEAPSFGQPAIYYDKKAKGSKAYEELAKEILKREKKRKDK